A segment of the Sphingomonas cannabina genome:
TGCCGTGCTGGCGCGGGGCGCGGTTGGTCGAGCTCTTGTAGCTCATGTTGCCGCGGCCGCCGTCGCCGCCCTTCAGGAACACCTCGCGCTGGCCGACGCGGGTCATGTCGAGCAGCAGTGTACGTTCCTCGTCGTCGGCCAGGATCTGCGTGCCGACCGGTACCTTGATGACGAGGTCCTTGCCGCCCGCGCCGGTCCGGTTGGAGCCGGCGCCACCCTTGCCGCGTGGGGCGCGGAAATGCTGCGTGTAGCGAAAGTCGATCAGCGTGTTGAGGCCGGCCACCGCCTCGAACACGATGTCGCCGCCCTTGCCGCCGTCGCCGCCGTCGGGACCGCCGTATTCGATGAACTTCTCCCGCCGGAAGCTGACCGCGCCGGGGCCGCCGGCGCCCGAGCGGACGTAGATCTTGGCCTGATCGAGGAAATGCATCGCGCGCTCAGTCCTGTTCGTCGTGCATGAGCGCGGCGCGCGCGATCTCGCGGGCGCGCTCGCGGGGAACGCCGAGCGAGCGCGCCATCGGCCCGCCGAGCAGCGCATCGCCGAGCGCCATCAGCACGAGCTGGAGCGTCTCGTCCTGGATCGGCCGTTCCTCCTTGGAATGATCCTGCGAGAGCTCCTCGACCAGGTCGTGGATCGCGGTGAGGATCGGATCGAGCGCGTCCTCGTTGCCCGACAGGATCATCCAGCTCGCCAGCGCGCCGCCGCCGCCCTGGCCGAAGGCGTCGAAGGCGAGATCGACCACCTCGCGCGGGTTGTGGTCGCCCTCGCGTGCGCGGAACACTGCCTCGCGGATCGTGGTGGTGATGAAGTCGGCCATCCGCTCGATCAGCGCGCGCTGCAGCCCGGCAGCCGAACCGAAATGATGGAGGAGATTGGCGTGGGTGCGGCCGATGCGCGCGGCCACGGCCTTGAGCGTCACCGCCTGCGGCCCCTGCTCGACCAGCAGCGCACGCGCGGCGTCGAGCGCGGCGTCGCGCGATTCTTCGGGGGAGAGGCGTTTGCGGGTGGCGAGCATAAGTGAGGCTGTAGGAGGAAGTGATTGGAATTAAAATCCTCCCCGGCACGGGGAGGGGGACCATTCGCGTCAGCGAATGGTGGAGGGGGCCCGCCTCAGGCGGTGTCGCTAGTGGAGGGTTCCCTCCACCACGCCCTTCAGGCGCGGTCCCCCTCCCCGTGCCGGGGAGGAGCTTGATTTACGCCGCCATGCACATGACCGGTCGCTCGTCCTCGGCAGCGAGGTCGAGCGTGTAGGTGGCCGTCGGCACGCGCGTACCGCGCGCCCGGCACTCGCGCCGCTCGATCCGGCCGGTGGCCCGGAAGCCGAGCTTGCGCAGCACCCGGCCCGAGGCGGGGTTGTCGACGAAATGGCCGGAAACGAGGCGCCGCACCCCGAGCCCGTAGCGCGCGATCCCCAGCATCGCCTTGCCCGCTTCGGTCGCATAACCGCGGCCCCAGGCATCGGGCGTCAGCCAATAGCCGATCTCATGCGCCCCTTCTTCCGCCGGATGCAGACCGATAGCGCCGACCAGCCGGGGCTGCTCGCCGCCCTCATGGGCGAGGATGAGGCAGAAGACGTCGTCGTCCCCGCGTTCCATCGTCAGCCATGCCTCGGCATCCGCCTGGGTGTACGGCCAGGGCAGGCGCGACAGCTTCGTCGCCACGCTCTCATGGGCCGCGGCACGGGCGAGGGCAGGGGCGTCCTCCGCCCAGCCGGGCCGCAGCGTCAGTCTCGGGGTTCTCGCGAACATCGGCACTCTCCTCGTCGTCATCGCGCGGGCGGCGCGATCGGTGTGAGGGAGCAAGAAAAAAGGGAGCCGGGGCGACCCGTCTCCCTTGTGCTGGTTCCGATGTGGAACCCGGGTCGCCCTGGTGGGCAACCCGGATGGTTGCCCGTTATTCGGCCGCTGCCGGAATCATCTCGACGGTGCAGAACTTGCGGCCAAGCTTGCCGTCCTTGAACGCGACGCGGCCGTCGACGAGCGCGAAGAGGGTGTGGTCCTTGCCCATGCCCACGTTCGTGCCCGGATAATATTTGGTGCCGCGCTGGCGCACGATGATGTTGCCGGCGACGACAGCCTCGCCACCGAACTTCTTCACGCCAAGACGGCGGCCGGCCGAATCACGACCGTTGCGCGAAGAGCCGCCTGCTTTCTTATGTGCCATTGCCTATACTCTCGCTTCTAAGTCTTACGCCTGGGCCGCCGCAGCCGCGTCGTCCGCGGCCGGGGCCTCTTCCGCCTTCTTCTTCGGCGCGGCCTTCGCCTTCTTCTCGACGGCGCCGATCGACACGATCTTCAGGATCGTGTGCTGCTGGCGGTGGCCGGCCTTGCGGCGATAGTTGTGACGGCGGCGCTTCTTGAAGATCACCACCTTCTCGCCCTTGGCCTGGGCGACGATCTCGGCGGCGACGGTCAGGCCGTCGGTCGGCTTGAGCTCGGAGCCCTCGCCCGCGAGCAGCACGTCGCCGAGCGTCACCGACGCGCCGGCCTCGCCGTCGATCTTCTCGACGACGATCTTGTCTCCAGCGGCAACGCGATACTGCTTGCCGCCCGTGCGCACGACTGCGAACATGGGCCTTGCTTCTCTTTCAAATTGCATGTGCCCGCGCGAGCACGCCCGGCGGGAGAAGGCGCGCAGCTAAGGCAGACGAGGGTTTCTGTCAACTCCCGAACGGCATAATTCCCATGCCGTTCGGGATCGGGCGATCACCAGTTCAGGCCGGCGCGGGCATAGAGATAGCGCCCGTTGAACCCGAACGGCGAATAATAGGGAAAGCCGACCACGCCGGTCGAGTTGAGCGCGGCGGCGGTCGCATCGGGATAGACGTCGAACAGGTTGCTGACGCCGAGCGCGATCTGGGCGCCCTTGGCTGCCTGGTAGCGTAGCTCGAGGTCGGTGATGACGTGCCGCCCGGTGAAGATGTCGGCCGAACCGTCGGCCGCCGTGCCCGGCTGGTTGACGTTGCCGTAATAGGTCACGCGCGCCGTCGCGCCGATCCGGTCGAGCGACCAGTCGAGCGATCCCGTCACCTTCTCGCCCGGCGTGCCCTGTTCCAGCGTCAGGATGCGGCTGCGGGCGAACAGGGTCGGGGCGGGGTCGAGCACCGCGGTCGAGGTCGGCACGCGGGTCACGTCGATTGTGTTGACGTTGCCCGCGACGGTGAAGTCGAAGGTGCCGGCGCCCGCCGAGCGCAGCCGGTAGTGCGCCACCACGTCGATGCCCTGCGTGGTCGAGGCGAGACCGTTGATGAAGAAGCGCGCCGCCTGCACGCCGAACGGCGCGAGGATCGCCGCGACTTCAGGGCTGAAGCTGGCCTGGATGTTCTCCGACAGGCCGATCTGGTCGCGGATCTTGATGTAATAGCCGTCGACGGTGAGGTCGAAGCCGCCGCTGCGGATCACCGTGCCGACGGAGAAGTTGGTCGACTTCTCGGGCTCGAGCGGCAGCCCGCCCAGCGCCGCGCCCACGGGCGAGGTCGAGGGATAGAGCCCGGTCAGCAGCGGCGCCCCGTTCTGGATCACCGAGGCGACCGAGGTGAAATACTGCTGCTGCAGCGCCGGCGCGCGGAAGCCGGTCGAGGCCGTGCCGCGCAGCGCGAACCATGGAGCGAAGTCGTAGCGGATCGAGACCTTGCCGGTCGCAGTGGTGCCGAAGTCGGAATAATCCTCGCCGCGGCCAGCGAGACCGATCAGCAGCTTGTCGGTGACCTGCGCCTCGAGGTCGAGGTAGATCGATCCGTTCTGCCGGTGCTTCTCGATCGCATTGATCGGCGAGAAGCCGACGAAGCCCTGCGCACCCGGCTGCGCGAGCGGGAAGGCCGGCCCTGAATTATAGGATGCCGGCTCGCCCGGCGTGATCTTGAAGCCTTCGCGCCGCCCTTCGATGCCGAAGGCGACGTTGAGCGACCGGAACACCGGGAACTCGCGCGTCACGTCGATCCCGCCGACGAGCTGGTCGTAGATCAGCGCCCCGTCCGAGAAATCGGTCTGCGAGGCATCGCCATAGCTGTAGTTCGCCGAATTGAGCGTGCGGAAGCCGATCTTGTTGCGGCCGTAGCTGACGTTCACGTCGACGTTCCAGTCGCCGAGGCTGCCCTTGACGCCGATCGCCGAGTTCACGTCGGTCGACTTGGTGTTGATGAGCGGCAGAAAGCCGTTGGGATAGAGCGTCGGCACGAAGGCTCCCGACGCGCTCGGCAGGCGCGGGAAGGCGGCGCTGCGCGTGTCACGGTCCTGATAGCCGAACCAGCCGTAGAGCTTCCAGTCGCCGGCGATGGTGGTGCCGGCGTTGGCCCAGATGCTGTACTGACGCACCTGCGGATCGCCGAAGCGGCCGGTGACCCGGTTCGGCGTGACGCGCGGATCATAGTCGGCGCGGTTGGTCGGCTGGCGCTCGAGATACTCGCCGGACACGGTCAGGAAGCCGTCCTCGCCGAAGCCGACGCCCTGCCAGCCCGAGACGCTCAGCGTGTGCTCGCCAGTCACCGACCGGTGGCCGCGGGCAGTGTCGATGTCAGTGTCGTAGAAGCCATAGGTCGCGGAAACGCCGCCGCCCGAGCGGGCCTCCCGCAGCCGGACGTTGACCACACCGGCGATGGCGTCGGAGCCATATTGCGCCGATGCGCCGTCGCGAAGCACCTCGATCCTGTCGAGCGCGACCGTCGGGATGGTGTTGAGGTCGGTCGCCGCCGAACCGCGGCCGACGGAGCCGTTGATGTTGAGCAGCGCTGCGGTGTGCGAACGCACGCCGTTGACGAGGACCAGCGTCTGGTCGGGCGAAAGGCCGCGCAGCGTGGCGGGCCGGATCGCGTCGGTGCCGTCGACGGCCGAAGGGCGCGGGAAGTCGATCGAAGGCGCCACCGTCGCCAGCGAGGCACCGAGCTCGGTCGTGCCCTGCTGGCGCAGGCTGTTCGCGCTCAGCACGTCGACGGGCGATGCCGTGTCGAGCTTGGAGCGCCCCGCGACGCGGGTGCCGGTGACGACGATGTCTCCCGCTGCGGGCGACTGGGCCTCTTCCGGACCGGCCTGTGGCGCAGGCGCGCTTTCCGCCGGCGTCGTCTGCTGCGCATGAGCGGCCTGGCCGGCCAGCGCGATGATGGAGGCGGTGAGCGCGAGCGCGGTACGCGAGTGAATCATGTCCCTACCCCGATATGTTTCCTGCGATGCGCCGATACCGGCGCGCGAGCGTGTCTTGTCACGCTTCTGCAAGATTCGTAGCGGGGGCGGCTCCGCTGCACCGCACAAGAAAAACTTGGGGGCGGCGAGGCTGGCCGGGCGGGAGGCGGGCCGGGGAAGGACCCGCCGCTCGTCAATGCCGGTGTTCGCGCCGCAATCGGTATCGGCCGTCGACCAGCCGGTCGAACAGGCCGCTGATCGCCGGATGGTCGACCGGTTCGTCGCTGTCGTCAGGGACCAGGTTCTGCTGGCTCACATAGGCGATGTAGTTCGAGTCGGCGTTCTCGGCGAGCAAGTGGTAGAAGGGTTGGTCCTTGCGCGGGCGGATGTCCTCGGGGATCGCCTCATACCATTCCTCGCTGTTGGCGAAGACGGGATCGACGTCGAAGATCACACCGCGGAAGTCGAACATGCGGTGGCGCACCACCTCGCCGATCGTGAAGCGCGCGCTCGCGATCGGCGGCATCGGCACGCCGGGATCGAAGGCTTCGGTGCGGGTGGGAAGGTGAGTCATGGCAATAATCTAATGCGCTTTCGCTCCCGCACAAGCGAGCGCTTGCGGCCGCCGAGGTTCTTCGCTAAGCGCCCCGGCTCCAACGACCGGCGGTGGCTTCCTCAAAGCCACCGTGGCGCGCCAGTTCTCATGCGGAGAGGTGCCGGAGTGGTCGATCGGGGCGGTCTCGAAAACCGTTGAGCCCGCAAGGGTTCCGAGGGTTCGAATCCCTCCCTCTCCGCCATTCGCTATCCCCAGCCCGCCGTCGCCTTCCCGGCGAAGCCCATGCTCGATCAGGCCTTGAGCGACTTCGCCATATTGAGATGGGCCGTGACGATCGGGACGAGCTTGGTGGCGAAATCCTTGAGTTGGGGGACGTCGCCGCTCGCCGAATAGGTTTTGAGGCCGTCGAGCGCCTTCTGGTGGGCGTCGACCTGCGCCGACGCATAGGCCTTGTCGAATTCGGCGCCCTTGAGTGCCTTCAGCGAATCGAGCGTCTGCTGCTGCTCGGCGGTGAGCGTGGGATCCGGGGTCAAGGCTGGCGAGACGGTGCTTGCCGCCGCCTTGAGCTTCGCCGTCGAATCGGTGTGGGCGGTGATCATCTGAGCGGCGAATTTCTTGATCGTGGCCGACTGCGCCTGGTTGGCGGCGAGCTCGGACGTCGCGATCTCGAACGCATCGCTCGCCGCGGCGGTGTTGGCGAACGCCTGGCCCGGCGCCGCCGCCGGCGTGGAGGCATCGTTGCTGACGACCGTGTCGGTGGTCAGGTTCGTGCTCGTCTCGGTCTTTTGACCACAGGCTGCCAGTGCCAGGGCAGAGGCGCCCAGTGCCAACCAACGAATTCCGCGCATATAATCCTCCCTGATCATGGGGTATAATGCCCGAGCCTGAACGTCCTCGGGACCGCGTCGTTCCGCAAGAACCTTTTGGCGAGTCGCGGCGTTTAGGCCCTCGAACCAGACCAGCAGAACCAGAATGGGAGGCACGGATGAGCATTTTCGGCAGCATCATGGGCAAGATCTTCGGGCAACGGCCGGCGGCGTCGGCAGCGCCCGCGAGCGCATCGCCGGCCCCCTCCGCGCCGGCCGCGCAGGCGCCCGCCGCCAATCCGGCGCCGGCTGCCGCACCTGCTGCCGATCAGGTCGATGTCGGCGCGGTACTCTCCGCGATGGCCGAGATGAAGGGTGGTGGCGGCAATTACCAAAGCTCGATCGTCGATCTGCTGAAGCTGCTCGATCTCGATTCGAGCCTCGCTGCGCGCAAGCAGCTGGCGGACGAGCTCAACGTCCGTGCCGGCGAAGACGGAAGCGCCGAGCAGAACATCGCGCTGCACCGGGCGGTCATGGCCAAGCTTGCCGAAAATGGCGGCGTCGTTCCGGACACGCTTCGCAATTGAGCGCACGCGGCGGAAGGCTCTGAACGGCCACTGAGCGCCTCATCCAGGCGACGAAAGCCTCGGTTTAGCGACTCCTCAGAGTGATGATGCGAGGGTGGCGGACAATGTTGGCCACAGATAGGCTATCAATCCGCAACCGAGGACAATGACGATTACGGCGACAAGAGCATATATCCAGCGTCCGCCACCCGTCCGTTCGTCGCTCTCCGCTTCGTCATCGGAAAACAATGGCTGTGCCGGCACATCGGCGCCGCTCTCCCAATCGCCAGGGGCGGAGGCCGCGATTGCCCTGGCGTCGCGCCGCAGATCACCACCGGTCAGGGCGTGTTTTTCGGCAGCGATCGCCGCTTTCTGGAGTCCGATGAAGCCGGAAAGAGCCGCGTCTTCCGCCAGATGGGTCGGGGCGTCGCTCAGCCTTGCCGCGAGGCCCTCCATTTCCGCATCGATGTCGAGCAGGTTGTCGAGCGCCTGCATCGCGGCGCGGCGGTTCGATTTGTAGAGGGCGAGCTGAAGCCGAAGCAGGGTCAACTGGCTCGCTCTCGTCAGTTCCAATCCGCTTCGCAGCGTCTGCATTTCGTCGGGCATGGCCGAACTGATCGATCCGCTGATTGAAGCTGCGGCGGCTGGACTGGTCACGCGTCTTTCCTTGCTCACACCGCCACGACTAGACTCCGCATCATTTTGAATGTGAACCGCAATCTGTTCATCCGTGGGAAGAGCGCGCCCTGTTGATTCCGACCTGCGGCTGAAGGCGCGGCGCCGGCACCGGCCGGCGACCTCATACGGTCATTGATCGCGACTATGCAGGTTGCACGCAGCTTGACCGGGAAAGGGACGGGTGGGACGGTGTCCCTACGACGAAGGAGAGGCCATCATGAAGATCGTGACCAGCCTGAGCTTTCAGGGCCAGTGCCGCGAGGCGTTCGAATTCTATGCCAGAGTCCTGGGCGGCAAGATCACTGCTGCCTATCCCTATGGCGACGGCCCGCCGGACATGCCGGTCGACGCCAAATACAAGGATTGGCTGATGCATTGCTGGCTGGATGTCGGCGATCAGTCCATCATGGGAGCGGACATGGACGTCCAATGGGCGCCCAACGTCGACAAGCCCAAGAACGGTTTCGACGTGACCCTGCACACCGAGGACAAGGCCGAGGCGCAGCGCTGGTTCGATGCCCTGTCGGAGGGCGGCCACACCGTCATGCCGTTCGGCGAGACCTTCTGGTCGCCGGGTTATGGCTCTTTTGTGGACAAGTTCGGTGTGCCCTGGATGGTCAACACCGTTCCCGCGGCCGACTGGAGCCCGTCGCAAGGCGGATGGGCCGGCTAGGATCAGATTCGGTCCAGATTGAATCTGTTCCCCGGCGAAGGCCGGGGCCCAGTTGCGAGCGGTTCGAGACTGGGCCCCGGCCTTTGCCGGGGAACAGCTGCTTCATGCATGATGAATGAAACTCTAGCGGCCGGAGCCATTCGCGTGCCAGTCGCCGGACTTGCCGCCGGTCTTCTCGATCAGCCGCACACCGTCGATCGTCATGGCTTTGTCGAGCGCCTTGGCCATATCGTAGATCGTCAGCAGCGCGACGGTGACGGCGGTCAGCGCCTCCATCTCGACGCCGGTCTTCGCATCGGTCGCGGCGGTGGCGGTGGCGGTGACCTGGGTGTCGCCGACGTCGAGGTCGATCGCGACGCTGGTCAGCGGCAGCGGGTGGCAGAGTGGGATCAGCTCCGCCGTCCGCTTCGCGGCCATGATCCCGGCGACACGGGCCGTCGCCAGGACATCGCCTTTCTTGACGCTTCCCTCACGGATCGCCGCGGCGGCCTCTGCGGACATGGTAATGCGGCCCATCGCCACCGCCCGGCGGGTGGTGATGGGCTTGCCGGCGACGTCGACCATCCGGGCGGCGCCGCTTTCGTCGAGGTGCGTGAGGTCGCTCATCCCACCAGCGCCCGCGTCGCCGCCTCGACGTCCTGCTGGCGCATCAGCGCCTCGCCGATCAGGAAGCAGCGGACGCCGTGCCCGGCCATCGCGTCGAGATCGGCGCGGGTAGTGAGACCGCTCTCCGCGACGAAGGTGCAATCCGCGGGCGCGCGGCCGACGAGCTCATAAGTACGTGCGAAATCGACGGTAAAGTCCTTGAGATTGCGGTTATTCACGCCGATCAGCCGCGATCGGAGGCGAAGCGCGCGGTCCAGCTCCGTCTCGTCATGCACTTCGACCAGCACGTCCATGCCAAGGCTTATGGCAGCGTCCTCGATCTCGGTCATCGGTCCATCGTCGAGCGCGGCGACGATGATCAGGATCGCGTCGGCGCCGATCGCCCGCGCCTCGAGCACCTGCCAGGGATCGATCATGAAGTCCTTGCGGATCACCGGCAGCGCGCAGGCGGCACGCGCGGCGATCAGATAGTCCTCATGCCCCTGGAAATAGGATGCATCGGTCAGAACCGACAGGCAGGCGGCGCCGCCCGCCTCATAGGCACGGGCATGGGATGGCGGGTCGAAATCCGCGCGAATCAATCCCTTGGACGGCGAAGCCTTCTTGATTTCGGCGATCAGGCCGTAGCCGCCCGCCGCCTTCGCATCGAGCGCGGCCCGAAAGCCGCGTGGCGGGGTCTGGGCCAGTGCCATGGCGTGCAGATCGGCGACCGGCGTCGCGCGGCGGCGCGCGGCGACCTCCTCCGCCTTGGTCGCGAGGATCGTGTCGAGCATCGTGCTCATGCGTAGGCGATCCAGGCGTCGAGGAGCTTTTCGGCCGCTTGGGTGTCGATCGCGGCGGCGGCCGTGGCCGCGCCCTCCTTGAGGTCGGCGGCCTGATCCGCGATCACAAGGGCAGCGGCGGCATTGAGCACCACCGCGTCGCGATAGGCGCTCGGCTCGCCCTTGAGCAGGCGGCGCAGCGCCAGCGCATTGTATTCCGGATCGCCGCCGCGGATCTCGCTGAGCGGCGAGCGAGCGAGACCGGCGTCCTCGGGGACGATGCGGTCGGGGAGGGCGGGGCAGCCGACGCGGAGCACGATGCTGGGGCCGGCGCCGGAGAGCTCGTCGAGCCCTTCCTCGCCGGACACCACCGCTGCGCTGATCGTACCGAGGCTGGCGAGCGCCTCGGCATAGACCGGCGCATAGTCCGGCCGCGCGATGCCGAGCAGCTGGCGCGTGACGTGCGCCGGATTGGCGAGCGGGCCCATCAGGTTGAAGATGGTGCGCCGGCCGATGCGCTGGCGGATCGGCTGGATGCGGCGCATCGCAGGATGGTGGTTGGCGGCGAACAGGAAGCAGATGCCGAGATCGCGCAGCGTCGCCTCGGCTATGGCGCCGGCGCGCTCCATGTCGAGGCCGAGCGCTTCCAGCGTGTCGGCGGCGCCGGCCTTGGATGAGGCGGCGCGATTACCGTGCTTTGCGACCGGCACGCCGCACGCCGCCACCACCAGGCTGACCGCGGTCGAGACGTTGAGCGTGTGATGGCCGTCGCCGCCGGTGCCGCACACGTCGATCGCGCCTTCGGGGGCGTCGATGGGGATCAGCCGCTCGCGCAGCGCCCGCGCGGCCTCGGCGATCTCGATCGAGGTCTCGCCGCGCTCCGTGAGGCCGATCAGGAAGGCGGCGATCGCCTCCTCGCTGGTGCGGCCGTCGAGGATATCGGCGAAGGCCTGCGCGGCCGACTCGTGGCTGAGCGGCGTCATGGGGTCGGGCAGGCGGGCGAAGGTGGTCACGCCGCCGCCCTGCGATTGTCGCCGGTCATCGCGACGAAATTGGCGAGCAGGGCGTGACCGTGCTCGGTGGCGATGCTCTCCGGGTGGAACTGGACGCCGTGGATCGGCAGGTCGCGGTGACGCAGGCCCATCACGCTCGCGTCGTCGGCGGTGGCGTTGACGATCAGCGTCTCCGGCATCTCCTCGACGATCAGTGAGTGATAGCGCGTCGCGGTGAACGGCGACGGAATCCCCGCGAACACGCCGGTCCCGTCATGGCGCACCGGCGAGGTCTTGCCGTGCATCAGCCCGCCGCGCACCACCTTGCCGCCGAAATGCTGGCCGATCGCCTGGTGCCCCAGGCACACGCCGAGCAGCGGCCTGCGCGCTTCGGCGCAGGCTGCGACGACGTCGAGGCAGATGCCCGCCTCATTGGGCGTGCACGGCCCCGGCGAGAGCAGGATGCCGCTCGCACCGGTCGCGAGCGCATCCGCCGCGCTCAGCGCATCGTTGCGGACGACCTCCACCTCGACCCCCAGCTCCATCAGATAATGGACCAGGTTCCAGGTGAAGCTGTCGTAATTGTCGACGACCAGGATCATGATTTCGCCATAGCCGCCGTTCAGGAGAGCGCAACAAGCGCTGTGCTTGGGGCGTTGAAAGCCTGAGGAGTCTCCCCGAATGATCGTTCCGCTGATCGCCGCGCTGCTCGCTGCCGCTCCGGCGCTGCCCCAGGACCAGGCGCAGGCCCCGGCCCCGGCTCAGACGCAGGCCCAGAATCAGCCCGAGACCGACTCGCAAGGCGGCGAGGTGAAGCGCGTGCGCAGCGTGACGCTCACCGCGGGCCAGACGTGCCCGCGCTCGACCGCGGAGGAGATCGTGGTCTGCTCGACCCTCGACGAGCCCTATCGCATCCCCAAGCAGCTCCGCGACCGGCCCAAGCAGACCGCACCGAGCACCTCCTGGGCGGTCAAGGCCGACCGCGCGATGGAGGACGGCCGCAAGGTGCTGCCGAACAGCTGCTCGACGATCGGCACCAACGGCCAGACCGGCTGCACGATGAAGATGCTGCAGGCCTGGGCGGCCGAACAGGCGGCGAAGAAGAACGGTCAGCAGATCGACCCGGAGGATTGACCGCTAACGCAATGCCAGTGCTCCTGCGAAAGCAGGAGCTTAGGCCGCAAGCGAGTCGCCTGTGATCCAGGGCTCCTGCTTTCGCAGGAGCACGATTCATTTCATCCGGACGGGACCTACTGCCCGAACCCCGCTTCGCCCGCCCGCGCCACTGCCTCGCGCGCGGCGGCGATGAGGGCGCCGGCCTTGGCCTCACATTCGCGCTGCTCGTAAGCCGGGTCGCTGTCGGCGACGATGCCGGCGCCGGCCTGGACGTGCATCATGCCATCCTTCACCACCGCGGTCCGCAGCACGATGCAGCTGTCCATGCTGCCGTCCGGCGAGAAATAGCCGACGCCGCCGGCATAGGCGCCCCGCGTCTCGGGCTCGAGCTCAGCGATGATCTCGCAAGCGCGCACCTTGGGTGCGCCGCTGACCGTGCCGGCGGGAAAGCCCGCGAACAGCGCGTCCAGCGCGTCACGGTCGGACCGCAGCCCGCCGATCACGTTCGAGACGATGTGCATGACATGGCTGTAGAATTCGATGCCGTAGCTCTCGGTCACCTTGACCGACCCCGCCGTGGCGACGCGGCCCACGTCGTTGCGGCCGAGGTCGAGCAGCATGAGGTGCTCGGCCCGTTCCTTGGGATCGGCGAGCAGGCTCTCGCGGTTCGCCTCGTCCTCCGCCGCAGTGCGGCCGCGCGGGC
Coding sequences within it:
- the rplU gene encoding 50S ribosomal protein L21, which encodes MFAVVRTGGKQYRVAAGDKIVVEKIDGEAGASVTLGDVLLAGEGSELKPTDGLTVAAEIVAQAKGEKVVIFKKRRRHNYRRKAGHRQQHTILKIVSIGAVEKKAKAAPKKKAEEAPAADDAAAAAQA
- a CDS encoding DUF3597 family protein, whose protein sequence is MSIFGSIMGKIFGQRPAASAAPASASPAPSAPAAQAPAANPAPAAAPAADQVDVGAVLSAMAEMKGGGGNYQSSIVDLLKLLDLDSSLAARKQLADELNVRAGEDGSAEQNIALHRAVMAKLAENGGVVPDTLRN
- the hspQ gene encoding heat shock protein HspQ, producing MTHLPTRTEAFDPGVPMPPIASARFTIGEVVRHRMFDFRGVIFDVDPVFANSEEWYEAIPEDIRPRKDQPFYHLLAENADSNYIAYVSQQNLVPDDSDEPVDHPAISGLFDRLVDGRYRLRREHRH
- the trpC gene encoding indole-3-glycerol phosphate synthase TrpC, which codes for MSTMLDTILATKAEEVAARRRATPVADLHAMALAQTPPRGFRAALDAKAAGGYGLIAEIKKASPSKGLIRADFDPPSHARAYEAGGAACLSVLTDASYFQGHEDYLIAARAACALPVIRKDFMIDPWQVLEARAIGADAILIIVAALDDGPMTEIEDAAISLGMDVLVEVHDETELDRALRLRSRLIGVNNRNLKDFTVDFARTYELVGRAPADCTFVAESGLTTRADLDAMAGHGVRCFLIGEALMRQQDVEAATRALVG
- the rpmA gene encoding 50S ribosomal protein L27, which encodes MAHKKAGGSSRNGRDSAGRRLGVKKFGGEAVVAGNIIVRQRGTKYYPGTNVGMGKDHTLFALVDGRVAFKDGKLGRKFCTVEMIPAAAE
- a CDS encoding VOC family protein, producing the protein MKIVTSLSFQGQCREAFEFYARVLGGKITAAYPYGDGPPDMPVDAKYKDWLMHCWLDVGDQSIMGADMDVQWAPNVDKPKNGFDVTLHTEDKAEAQRWFDALSEGGHTVMPFGETFWSPGYGSFVDKFGVPWMVNTVPAADWSPSQGGWAG
- a CDS encoding TonB-dependent receptor plug domain-containing protein produces the protein MIHSRTALALTASIIALAGQAAHAQQTTPAESAPAPQAGPEEAQSPAAGDIVVTGTRVAGRSKLDTASPVDVLSANSLRQQGTTELGASLATVAPSIDFPRPSAVDGTDAIRPATLRGLSPDQTLVLVNGVRSHTAALLNINGSVGRGSAATDLNTIPTVALDRIEVLRDGASAQYGSDAIAGVVNVRLREARSGGGVSATYGFYDTDIDTARGHRSVTGEHTLSVSGWQGVGFGEDGFLTVSGEYLERQPTNRADYDPRVTPNRVTGRFGDPQVRQYSIWANAGTTIAGDWKLYGWFGYQDRDTRSAAFPRLPSASGAFVPTLYPNGFLPLINTKSTDVNSAIGVKGSLGDWNVDVNVSYGRNKIGFRTLNSANYSYGDASQTDFSDGALIYDQLVGGIDVTREFPVFRSLNVAFGIEGRREGFKITPGEPASYNSGPAFPLAQPGAQGFVGFSPINAIEKHRQNGSIYLDLEAQVTDKLLIGLAGRGEDYSDFGTTATGKVSIRYDFAPWFALRGTASTGFRAPALQQQYFTSVASVIQNGAPLLTGLYPSTSPVGAALGGLPLEPEKSTNFSVGTVIRSGGFDLTVDGYYIKIRDQIGLSENIQASFSPEVAAILAPFGVQAARFFINGLASTTQGIDVVAHYRLRSAGAGTFDFTVAGNVNTIDVTRVPTSTAVLDPAPTLFARSRILTLEQGTPGEKVTGSLDWSLDRIGATARVTYYGNVNQPGTAADGSADIFTGRHVITDLELRYQAAKGAQIALGVSNLFDVYPDATAAALNSTGVVGFPYYSPFGFNGRYLYARAGLNW
- the moaC gene encoding cyclic pyranopterin monophosphate synthase MoaC → MSDLTHLDESGAARMVDVAGKPITTRRAVAMGRITMSAEAAAAIREGSVKKGDVLATARVAGIMAAKRTAELIPLCHPLPLTSVAIDLDVGDTQVTATATAATDAKTGVEMEALTAVTVALLTIYDMAKALDKAMTIDGVRLIEKTGGKSGDWHANGSGR
- a CDS encoding GNAT family N-acetyltransferase, which codes for MFARTPRLTLRPGWAEDAPALARAAAHESVATKLSRLPWPYTQADAEAWLTMERGDDDVFCLILAHEGGEQPRLVGAIGLHPAEEGAHEIGYWLTPDAWGRGYATEAGKAMLGIARYGLGVRRLVSGHFVDNPASGRVLRKLGFRATGRIERRECRARGTRVPTATYTLDLAAEDERPVMCMAA
- a CDS encoding DUF4142 domain-containing protein, whose protein sequence is MRGIRWLALGASALALAACGQKTETSTNLTTDTVVSNDASTPAAAPGQAFANTAAASDAFEIATSELAANQAQSATIKKFAAQMITAHTDSTAKLKAAASTVSPALTPDPTLTAEQQQTLDSLKALKGAEFDKAYASAQVDAHQKALDGLKTYSASGDVPQLKDFATKLVPIVTAHLNMAKSLKA
- a CDS encoding TetR/AcrR family transcriptional regulator, whose protein sequence is MLATRKRLSPEESRDAALDAARALLVEQGPQAVTLKAVAARIGRTHANLLHHFGSAAGLQRALIERMADFITTTIREAVFRAREGDHNPREVVDLAFDAFGQGGGGALASWMILSGNEDALDPILTAIHDLVEELSQDHSKEERPIQDETLQLVLMALGDALLGGPMARSLGVPRERAREIARAALMHDEQD